The Gammaproteobacteria bacterium genome window below encodes:
- the pepP gene encoding Xaa-Pro aminopeptidase, whose translation MDQKELLKRRKTLMRMVGNDGVAIIPSATSISRNRDVDFVFRQDSDFLYLTGFDEPDSLALILPGNPKGQFILFCRERNPEQEIWDGRRAGLEGVKENYGADLAYPIEELDEMVPKLFADRERFFYPMGRDTNFDRRLINWVNQSRGSARSSKHVPHELLSLDYFVHDMRLYKSRSELTLMRQAAKAAIAGHTRAMQACQPGMYEYEVEAELLYEFRKAGCVTAYPSIVGGGDNGCILHYIENNQELKDGDLLLIDAGAEYQGYASDITRTFPVNGTFSKAQREVYELVLESQLAAIKKVKPGNHWNDPHHEAVKVLTKGLVEIGLLKGKPAKLIKDEEYRQFYMHRTGHWLGLDVHDVGDYRFDEEWRLLEPGMTLTVEPGLYISKARGVPKRFWDIGIRIEDDVLVTKDGSSVLTEKLTRDPDEIEALMSASVH comes from the coding sequence ATTGATCAAAAAGAGCTACTAAAGCGACGCAAAACACTCATGCGTATGGTGGGTAATGATGGTGTAGCCATAATTCCTTCAGCAACATCAATTTCCAGAAACCGTGATGTAGATTTCGTCTTTAGACAAGACAGCGATTTTCTGTATTTAACCGGATTTGATGAACCTGATTCATTGGCGTTGATCTTGCCGGGCAATCCAAAAGGCCAATTTATTCTATTTTGTCGAGAACGAAATCCAGAACAAGAAATTTGGGATGGTCGCCGAGCGGGTCTTGAAGGTGTGAAAGAAAATTACGGCGCGGACCTTGCATATCCGATCGAAGAGCTTGATGAAATGGTGCCGAAACTATTTGCAGATCGTGAACGTTTCTTTTATCCCATGGGCCGTGACACTAACTTTGATCGTCGCCTAATCAACTGGGTGAATCAATCACGTGGCTCTGCACGTAGTTCAAAGCATGTGCCTCATGAATTATTGTCGTTAGACTATTTTGTACACGACATGCGTTTGTATAAATCACGCAGCGAACTCACACTTATGCGCCAAGCTGCTAAAGCGGCTATCGCAGGACATACTCGCGCCATGCAGGCATGTCAGCCCGGCATGTATGAATACGAAGTGGAAGCGGAATTATTGTATGAGTTTAGAAAAGCAGGTTGCGTAACTGCGTATCCTTCTATTGTAGGGGGTGGTGACAATGGTTGTATTTTGCATTACATCGAGAACAATCAAGAACTCAAAGACGGTGATCTTTTATTAATTGATGCCGGAGCAGAATACCAAGGTTATGCAAGTGACATTACGCGCACGTTCCCAGTAAATGGCACATTTTCTAAGGCGCAACGAGAAGTGTATGAGCTAGTACTAGAGTCGCAACTTGCTGCGATTAAAAAAGTGAAGCCGGGCAACCACTGGAATGATCCGCATCATGAAGCGGTAAAAGTACTAACCAAAGGTCTAGTAGAAATTGGTTTGCTAAAAGGCAAACCCGCAAAACTCATCAAAGATGAAGAATATCGGCAGTTTTACATGCATCGCACTGGGCATTGGTTGGGTTTAGATGTGCACGACGTGGGCGATTACCGATTTGATGAAGAATGGCGTCTGCTAGAACCAGGCATGACACTTACCGTTGAACCAGGCTTATACATTTCTAAAGCTAGAGGTGTGCCGAAGAGATTTTGGGATATCGGTATTCGTATAGAAGATGATGTATTGGTTACCAAAGACGGCAGTAGTGTGCTCACAGAAAAACTTACTCGTGATCCAGATGAAATTGAAGCGCTTATGTCAGCTTCTGTTCATTAA
- a CDS encoding UPF0149 family protein, giving the protein MTPDYEKIQDILSYVQSPYTPEDCHGMLCAMLIVNNSLQCKRWLGEICTQNGEGESLEGDHHDTLCALYEHTKQELNDTLLNFTLLIPEEHNSLNARVTSLKKWCDGFLFGLALAGVKDLTHVPEDSMEILQDITTISQASEEEEEDEMNEVAYSDIVEYVRMGVLLINEEMHPMNRPQTIQ; this is encoded by the coding sequence ATGACACCTGACTACGAAAAAATTCAAGATATTCTGTCTTACGTGCAATCACCTTACACACCGGAAGATTGCCACGGCATGCTGTGCGCAATGTTGATAGTGAATAATTCTTTGCAATGCAAAAGGTGGTTGGGTGAAATTTGCACACAAAATGGAGAAGGGGAGTCGCTAGAAGGCGATCATCACGACACCCTTTGCGCATTATATGAACATACCAAACAAGAGCTGAATGATACCTTGTTGAATTTCACATTGCTCATTCCCGAAGAGCACAATAGCTTGAACGCTAGAGTAACCTCACTAAAAAAATGGTGTGATGGTTTCTTGTTTGGATTAGCGCTAGCCGGCGTAAAAGATTTAACCCACGTGCCAGAAGACTCAATGGAGATCCTGCAAGACATCACTACAATTTCTCAGGCTTCAGAAGAGGAGGAAGAAGATGAGATGAATGAAGTCGCGTACTCGGATATCGTTGAGTATGTGCGTATGGGGGTACTCCTTATTAATGAGGAAATGCACCCAATGAATCGGCCCCAAACGATTCAATAA
- a CDS encoding TIGR02449 family protein — protein MEKRDTGKLSEQDLKGLEIRVNELITTCEELKKENKLLKLQQDSYSSERANLIDKNEQARKRVEAMITRLKSMEVSA, from the coding sequence ATGGAAAAGCGAGACACCGGAAAGCTCAGCGAGCAAGATTTAAAGGGATTAGAAATTCGTGTAAACGAATTGATCACCACTTGTGAAGAACTGAAAAAAGAAAATAAACTTTTAAAGTTACAACAAGATTCTTACTCATCAGAACGCGCTAATTTGATCGACAAAAACGAACAAGCACGCAAGCGAGTTGAAGCCATGATAACCCGTCTCAAGTCAATGGAAGTAAGCGCTTAA
- the zapA gene encoding cell division protein ZapA: MDEPITLNILEKEYRIACPTGEEESLQASAHYLNTKIQEIRDSGKAIGTDRVAVMAALNISHEFLNQKTDHEKHSKSFFNRVRSLQDRIDVALKNTQQLEL, translated from the coding sequence ATGGACGAACCGATTACTCTCAATATCCTAGAAAAAGAATATCGTATCGCCTGCCCTACAGGTGAAGAAGAGTCCCTCCAGGCCTCTGCCCATTATCTAAACACAAAAATTCAAGAAATTCGTGATAGCGGTAAAGCAATTGGCACTGACCGTGTTGCGGTCATGGCAGCGCTTAACATATCTCATGAGTTTTTGAATCAGAAAACTGACCATGAAAAACATAGCAAGTCATTTTTCAATCGTGTTCGTAGCTTACAAGACCGCATCGATGTTGCATTGAAGAATACGCAACAACTCGAGCTGTAA
- a CDS encoding EVE domain-containing protein codes for MQYWLMKSEPSEFSIDDLKKVKVEPWDGVRNYQARNMMNKEMKKGDLAFMYHSNCDQIGIVGIMTIAHEGYPDHTAFDKKDKHYDPKSDPENPRWFMVDVRYKRKLKRTITLAELKEHKKLLEMQLLKRGNRLSIMPVSEKHWEFILSLE; via the coding sequence ATGCAGTACTGGTTAATGAAAAGCGAGCCAAGCGAATTCAGTATTGATGATTTAAAGAAAGTTAAAGTAGAACCCTGGGATGGTGTGCGAAATTACCAAGCACGCAATATGATGAACAAAGAAATGAAGAAAGGCGACTTAGCCTTTATGTATCATTCTAATTGCGACCAGATAGGTATTGTTGGAATCATGACCATTGCGCATGAAGGGTATCCTGATCACACTGCGTTTGATAAAAAAGACAAGCATTATGACCCAAAAAGCGATCCTGAAAACCCACGTTGGTTTATGGTTGATGTTCGTTACAAGCGAAAATTAAAACGCACCATTACCCTTGCAGAACTAAAAGAACATAAAAAATTATTAGAGATGCAATTATTAAAACGCGGAAACCGACTCTCAATCATGCCGGTAAGTGAAAAACATTGGGAATTTATTCTGTCTTTAGAGTGA
- a CDS encoding histidine biosynthesis protein HisIE: MAIKRKSTTKRRATKRKATKRKATKRKSTAKRKTAKRKTKRKTKRKATKRKTAKRKTKRKTKRKTAKRKTKRKTKRKTAKRKTKRKTKRKTAKRKTKRKTKRKVKRKTTKRKTKRKAAKRKTKRKVKRKTTKRKTKRKTKRRR; encoded by the coding sequence ATGGCCATCAAACGTAAATCTACCACTAAACGTCGCGCTACAAAACGTAAAGCGACTAAGCGTAAGGCTACGAAACGTAAATCTACAGCAAAGCGTAAAACCGCTAAGCGAAAGACTAAACGTAAAACTAAACGTAAAGCGACTAAGCGTAAGACTGCAAAACGCAAGACGAAGCGCAAAACTAAGCGTAAGACTGCAAAACGCAAGACGAAGCGCAAAACTAAGCGTAAGACTGCGAAACGCAAGACGAAGCGCAAAACTAAGCGTAAGACCGCGAAGCGTAAGACCAAACGCAAAACTAAGCGTAAGGTTAAACGTAAAACTACTAAGCGTAAGACCAAGCGTAAAGCAGCAAAACGCAAGACCAAACGTAAGGTCAAGCGCAAAACTACTAAGCGTAAGACCAAGCGCAAGACTAAACGTCGTAGATAG
- the ilvA gene encoding threonine ammonia-lyase, biosynthetic → MNEQLIKNIESARVYDVAIESPLDYAKVVSARLGNKIFLKREDQQSVFSFKLRGAYNKIAHLTEEERNQGVIAASAGNHAQGVALAANKLGIPATIVMPTTTPSIKVESVTRLGGKAVLFGDTYDEAYQYSLQLAEQQNLSYVHPYDDEDVIAGQGTVAMEILKQHPEPIDAIFIAIGGGGLVAGMAAYIKYYRPEIKIIGVEPQDAPTMHAALKANKRVDLGQVGIFADGVAVRKIGEKTFEIAKDLIDEVLLVSTDEICAGIKDIFDETRSLVEPAGALSLAGIKQYIARGNAHGEKIAKQTLIGINCGANVNFDRLRHIAERAELGERRECLFAVTIPEQPGSFLKFCRILGSRGITEFNYRYADNRAAHIFVGVRVENADQEKQQLLQTMNSDGYSALDISENEMAILHLRHMVGGHCSEIKDEILFRFEFPERPGALLKFLETISHDWNISLFHYRNHGAAYGRVLVGIQVPVSQRTRFDEFLEKLGYRYWEESTNPVYKLFLA, encoded by the coding sequence GTGAACGAGCAACTAATAAAAAATATAGAAAGCGCACGCGTCTATGATGTGGCAATTGAGTCACCACTTGATTACGCAAAAGTCGTTTCTGCGCGTCTTGGAAATAAAATATTTCTAAAGCGGGAAGATCAGCAAAGTGTATTTTCTTTCAAACTAAGGGGTGCCTATAACAAAATTGCACACTTAACCGAAGAAGAACGTAACCAAGGTGTAATTGCTGCGTCTGCCGGTAATCATGCGCAAGGTGTGGCGTTAGCTGCAAACAAGCTTGGAATTCCTGCAACTATAGTCATGCCAACGACGACTCCAAGCATTAAAGTTGAATCGGTTACGAGATTAGGTGGCAAAGCAGTGTTATTTGGAGACACCTATGACGAGGCATATCAGTATTCATTGCAATTGGCTGAGCAACAAAATCTTAGCTATGTGCATCCCTATGATGATGAGGATGTAATTGCTGGGCAGGGCACGGTTGCCATGGAGATACTGAAACAACATCCTGAACCTATTGATGCCATTTTCATTGCAATAGGTGGTGGTGGTTTAGTGGCAGGTATGGCCGCATATATCAAATATTATCGACCGGAAATAAAAATTATTGGAGTCGAACCGCAAGATGCGCCGACTATGCATGCTGCGCTTAAGGCCAATAAAAGGGTGGATTTGGGCCAAGTAGGTATTTTCGCAGATGGTGTAGCGGTGAGGAAGATAGGTGAAAAGACCTTTGAAATAGCAAAAGATCTTATTGACGAAGTATTGCTAGTCAGTACAGATGAAATCTGTGCCGGGATTAAAGATATATTTGATGAAACTCGCTCTTTGGTTGAGCCTGCAGGCGCATTGTCTTTAGCGGGCATTAAGCAATACATCGCTAGAGGAAATGCTCACGGCGAAAAGATTGCTAAACAAACGTTAATTGGAATTAATTGCGGGGCAAACGTTAATTTTGATCGTTTGCGTCATATTGCGGAACGCGCTGAACTTGGGGAACGTCGCGAATGTTTATTTGCGGTCACCATTCCTGAGCAGCCAGGTAGTTTCTTAAAATTTTGTCGAATCTTGGGTTCACGCGGCATTACCGAATTTAATTATCGTTATGCGGATAATCGCGCTGCGCATATATTTGTCGGAGTGAGGGTCGAGAATGCGGATCAGGAAAAGCAGCAATTGTTGCAAACCATGAATTCCGATGGTTATTCTGCTTTGGATATCTCAGAAAATGAAATGGCGATTTTGCATTTACGTCATATGGTGGGCGGTCATTGTTCAGAAATTAAAGACGAAATACTGTTTAGATTCGAATTTCCCGAGCGTCCAGGCGCTTTGTTAAAGTTTTTAGAAACTATCAGTCACGATTGGAATATAAGCTTATTTCACTATCGTAATCATGGGGCGGCATATGGTCGCGTTTTGGTAGGTATACAAGTTCCCGTATCGCAACGTACTCGTTTTGATGAGTTTCTAGAAAAACTAGGTTATCGGTATTGGGAAGAATCAACTAATCCGGTCTATAAACTGTTCCTAGCCTGA
- the rpiA gene encoding ribose-5-phosphate isomerase RpiA, which yields MSLEKKKQIAAEAALDYIQLNDVVGVGTGSTANYFIDGLAKLKGKIEGAVASSVASSERLKQHGIAVLDSNSVASLPIYVDGADETTMHKHLIKGGGGAHTREKIVAAICEKFICIADDSKLVDVLGDFPLPIEVIPMARSYVARQLVKLGGAPELREDFKTDNDNLILDVHNLEILNPIEMEKQLNNLAGVVTVGIFAIRPADVLILGTDQGAETS from the coding sequence ATGTCATTAGAAAAAAAGAAACAAATTGCTGCTGAAGCCGCGCTAGATTATATCCAACTTAATGATGTTGTCGGTGTAGGCACTGGATCCACTGCAAATTACTTTATTGATGGTCTTGCAAAGCTTAAAGGTAAAATAGAAGGTGCCGTAGCAAGCTCTGTAGCGTCTTCTGAGCGATTAAAACAACATGGCATAGCTGTGTTGGATTCAAATAGTGTTGCATCGCTACCAATCTATGTAGATGGCGCAGACGAGACCACAATGCATAAACATTTAATCAAAGGCGGCGGTGGCGCGCATACGCGTGAAAAAATTGTTGCAGCGATCTGCGAAAAATTTATTTGTATCGCGGATGATTCAAAATTAGTCGATGTATTAGGTGATTTTCCTCTACCTATAGAAGTTATTCCAATGGCACGCAGCTATGTTGCTCGACAATTAGTAAAATTGGGTGGAGCTCCAGAATTACGTGAAGACTTTAAAACCGATAACGACAACCTTATTTTGGATGTACATAACCTTGAGATACTGAACCCAATAGAGATGGAGAAGCAGTTAAATAACTTAGCAGGGGTTGTCACAGTAGGTATTTTTGCAATTCGCCCTGCAGATGTACTTATTCTCGGCACCGACCAAGGAGCTGAAACATCTTAG
- a CDS encoding DUF4399 domain-containing protein — MNIKIALYLLLACCVFFIPSHAKTPPEPEAYVYIISPVNGEVVNSPVLVKFGLRGMGIAPAGAEIKNTGHHHLLIDVQVLPDTTKPIPSDENHVHFGKGQTEALVELSPGTHSMQLLFADFVHIPHDPIILSKPIIIHVAE, encoded by the coding sequence ATGAATATAAAAATTGCACTATATTTATTATTGGCATGTTGCGTATTCTTTATCCCTAGCCATGCCAAAACACCCCCTGAACCAGAAGCCTATGTCTACATCATCAGCCCCGTAAATGGAGAAGTCGTAAACAGCCCGGTATTAGTAAAGTTTGGATTGCGAGGCATGGGTATTGCACCTGCCGGAGCCGAAATAAAAAATACTGGCCATCATCATTTATTAATAGATGTACAAGTTTTACCGGATACGACTAAACCCATTCCCTCTGATGAAAACCATGTACACTTTGGCAAAGGGCAAACAGAAGCATTAGTAGAACTTTCGCCGGGTACACACTCAATGCAGCTTTTATTTGCTGATTTTGTACATATCCCTCACGATCCTATTATTCTATCTAAGCCAATTATAATTCATGTAGCTGAGTGA
- a CDS encoding peptidase M19, with translation MAAAIVVFTWLPSYVEKSRNRVLPSVDAEIPAETKILHQSLFIADLHSDSLLWNRNLAKKSDYGHVDIPRLIEGNIGLQVFSVVTKTPKNLNLIKNSDDTDNITLLAIAQLWPIESWFSLFERANYQAKKLHRVADHSEGDFHLIENQQDFKNYLQKRENNPHITAGLLSLEGAHALEGKLENLDNLFKAGFRVIGFAHFFDNALGGSAHGINKGGITKFGKQVLKRMDELNIFIDISHASPLLIEDIFTLSKRPILATHTGVQTVCASASKRNLTDKQITRVAASGGLIGIGFWPTATCNKSIAGIVQPIRYVSDLVGIDYVGLGSDFDGNVLVPFTSSSIEQLTHALTQAGFSEPQVHKIMGGNLKRLFLEYLPSI, from the coding sequence ATGGCTGCAGCAATAGTCGTTTTTACCTGGCTACCTTCATATGTAGAAAAATCGAGAAATCGAGTATTGCCTAGTGTAGATGCAGAGATTCCAGCTGAAACGAAAATACTACACCAATCGTTATTCATTGCAGATTTACATAGCGATTCACTATTGTGGAACCGTAATTTAGCCAAAAAATCGGACTACGGACATGTAGACATCCCACGTTTAATCGAAGGCAATATTGGACTACAAGTTTTTTCAGTCGTCACGAAGACACCCAAGAACCTTAATTTAATTAAAAACTCTGATGATACGGACAACATCACCTTACTTGCTATCGCACAGCTGTGGCCAATTGAATCTTGGTTTAGCTTATTTGAACGAGCCAACTACCAAGCAAAAAAACTACATCGTGTAGCGGATCATTCAGAAGGTGATTTTCACTTAATTGAAAATCAACAAGATTTTAAAAACTACTTGCAAAAACGTGAAAATAATCCTCACATTACTGCAGGGCTACTTAGCCTTGAGGGCGCACACGCATTAGAAGGAAAACTTGAAAATTTAGATAACTTATTTAAGGCAGGATTCAGGGTCATTGGCTTCGCACATTTTTTTGATAATGCGTTGGGCGGATCAGCGCATGGAATCAATAAAGGGGGGATTACAAAATTTGGTAAACAGGTGCTAAAACGCATGGATGAGCTAAATATATTTATCGATATATCACATGCTTCTCCTTTGTTAATAGAGGATATTTTCACCTTAAGTAAACGCCCTATTTTAGCCACTCACACCGGTGTGCAAACGGTTTGCGCCTCTGCATCAAAAAGAAATTTAACCGACAAACAAATTACGCGAGTTGCCGCATCAGGTGGTTTAATCGGGATTGGCTTTTGGCCCACAGCCACGTGCAATAAAAGCATAGCTGGCATCGTGCAACCCATCCGCTATGTAAGCGACCTAGTGGGAATTGATTATGTTGGTCTCGGGTCCGATTTTGATGGCAATGTACTGGTACCCTTCACTTCATCAAGTATCGAGCAACTTACCCATGCACTAACTCAAGCTGGATTTAGCGAACCACAAGTACACAAAATAATGGGTGGAAACCTGAAAAGACTTTTTTTAGAATATTTACCTAGCATATAG
- a CDS encoding GNAT family N-acetyltransferase, which yields MSIQFKTGQLQDCDQIASWINSVGHGHIEYLLDSLVPDLFALRHLALVLAEDSNYSYKNVDLVLDENSIAGLVFSYHSDSNQLTSEIQSVLSEDRVQWMRYFSDNQIDNSWYINTLGVADKYRRQGLGSQLLDHAAKRALQKGIQCLSLHVYANNIAAIKLYESYGFSKEKEIDLTAHSFFVSRNLSENILMKCDISDF from the coding sequence ATGTCGATTCAATTTAAAACGGGCCAGTTACAAGATTGTGATCAGATTGCTAGTTGGATCAATTCAGTTGGTCATGGGCATATAGAGTACTTGTTAGATTCACTGGTGCCTGATTTATTTGCACTGCGACATCTAGCTTTAGTGCTTGCTGAAGATTCGAACTACTCGTATAAAAATGTAGATCTAGTCCTAGATGAAAATAGCATCGCTGGACTAGTATTTTCCTATCATTCAGATTCAAATCAATTAACTTCAGAAATACAAAGCGTACTAAGTGAAGACCGTGTTCAATGGATGCGGTATTTTTCTGATAATCAGATTGATAATAGTTGGTATATCAACACATTAGGTGTGGCTGATAAATATCGACGCCAAGGTCTGGGGAGCCAATTACTTGACCATGCTGCTAAAAGAGCATTGCAAAAAGGAATTCAGTGTTTAAGCTTGCACGTATATGCAAATAATATTGCAGCAATAAAATTATACGAGTCGTACGGATTTTCTAAAGAAAAGGAAATAGATTTAACAGCACATTCATTTTTCGTTTCCAGAAACCTTTCTGAAAATATTTTAATGAAATGTGATATTTCTGATTTTTGA
- the rpsI gene encoding 30S ribosomal protein S9 — protein MALEQFYGTGRRKSSTARVYMKPGSGTITINTRADDVYFGRKTSRMIIRQPFEVTETSDSFDLNIMVKGGGPNGQAGAIRLGIARALLKYNEELRSPLRKSGFLTRDAREVERKKVGLRKARKKEQYSKR, from the coding sequence ATGGCATTAGAACAATTTTATGGCACCGGACGAAGAAAGAGCTCAACGGCTCGTGTTTACATGAAGCCGGGTTCGGGCACAATCACCATTAATACGCGTGCCGATGATGTTTATTTTGGTAGAAAGACATCACGCATGATTATTCGACAACCATTTGAAGTTACCGAAACATCAGACTCTTTTGACCTTAATATTATGGTTAAAGGTGGTGGCCCAAATGGTCAAGCGGGTGCAATTCGACTAGGAATCGCACGTGCGTTATTAAAATACAATGAAGAGCTTCGTTCACCATTACGCAAAAGTGGCTTCCTTACTCGCGATGCTCGTGAAGTTGAACGTAAAAAAGTTGGCTTACGTAAAGCTCGTAAGAAAGAGCAGTACTCAAAGCGTTAA
- the rplM gene encoding 50S ribosomal protein L13, giving the protein MLTTSTVSAKPAEVERDWFLVDATDKTLGRLASEIAKRLKGKHKPIYTPHVDTGDCIVVINAEKVRVTGNKLAGKMYHKHTGYVGNLKSVPLGEMLEKHPTRVLETAVKGMLPKNPLGRAMFRKLKVYAGPEHNHAAQQPQVLDI; this is encoded by the coding sequence ATGTTAACTACCAGTACTGTAAGCGCCAAACCAGCAGAAGTAGAAAGAGACTGGTTTCTAGTAGATGCTACCGATAAGACCCTTGGGCGCTTAGCGAGTGAGATTGCCAAAAGACTAAAAGGTAAGCACAAGCCTATTTATACTCCTCACGTAGATACAGGTGACTGTATCGTTGTGATTAATGCTGAAAAAGTACGTGTTACTGGCAATAAGCTTGCAGGCAAGATGTACCACAAGCATACCGGCTATGTGGGTAACCTTAAATCAGTTCCTTTAGGTGAAATGTTGGAAAAACACCCGACGCGAGTACTAGAAACTGCGGTTAAAGGCATGTTGCCAAAAAATCCACTAGGTCGAGCCATGTTTAGAAAATTAAAAGTATATGCTGGTCCTGAACACAATCACGCTGCACAACAGCCACAAGTTTTAGATATATAG
- a CDS encoding (2Fe-2S) ferredoxin domain-containing protein, producing MSYYKRHLFMCVNEREDKACCQDHDAAELRTYAKTKTKELGISGQGGVRVNQAGCLDRCDEGPVAVVYPDGVWYRYTNEEDLDEIITKHLMHGEIVERLKI from the coding sequence ATGTCTTATTACAAACGTCACTTGTTTATGTGCGTGAATGAACGTGAAGACAAGGCCTGTTGCCAAGATCATGATGCAGCAGAACTCCGAACTTATGCTAAAACTAAAACCAAAGAACTGGGTATATCGGGTCAGGGTGGGGTACGCGTTAATCAGGCTGGTTGCTTAGATCGTTGTGATGAAGGGCCCGTTGCCGTGGTATATCCAGATGGAGTTTGGTATCGCTATACGAATGAAGAAGATTTGGATGAAATAATCACTAAGCACTTGATGCATGGTGAAATTGTCGAAAGGTTAAAAATTTAA
- a CDS encoding 4Fe-4S dicluster domain-containing protein codes for MPKPMSIAENISKQEIITAADQCVLCGLCLPHCPTYAIAKTEPESPRGRIALVRALYEEQLDASESISSHLDHCLTCMSCERVCPANVDYEKIIDAGRAITRKQRNSLTQSLLLFILSSISVRKITKMCISIFQSLGLYGLFSSIRLFNLLPETSISIPNNNIDSSSSGPKVAIINSCAADLINDQTIKSAALILSKLGCNVIPQKQTQCCGALHQHTGNLKTAESLREDFLHSLETQKLDHVVSLATGCGAQIKRYSNFDESPSTNDLVNKLIDVNDLVLQQLNINDLTFKPLAEIVYLHKPCSQQQITNDPKAVERLLQFIPDIEIIHFEDQLACCGAGGMNTITEEKIADQLIENKIHEIKSSSANYLVSSNIGCVLHLHSQLKRKNIDTQVCHPITLLAQQML; via the coding sequence ATGCCTAAACCTATGTCGATAGCCGAGAATATAAGCAAGCAAGAGATCATTACGGCTGCAGACCAGTGTGTGCTGTGTGGCTTATGTTTACCTCATTGCCCCACCTATGCAATTGCAAAAACGGAGCCGGAATCACCTAGAGGCCGCATCGCACTCGTGCGTGCATTATATGAAGAGCAATTAGATGCAAGTGAATCCATAAGTTCACACCTGGATCATTGCCTTACGTGTATGAGTTGCGAACGCGTATGCCCCGCAAATGTTGACTATGAAAAAATTATTGATGCAGGTCGTGCGATAACTCGCAAGCAGCGTAATTCACTAACACAGTCTCTGCTATTGTTTATATTAAGCAGTATTAGCGTACGAAAAATTACAAAAATGTGTATTTCAATTTTTCAATCGCTTGGTTTATATGGTTTATTTTCAAGTATCCGTTTATTTAACTTACTGCCTGAAACCTCAATTAGCATTCCGAACAATAATATAGATAGCAGCAGTAGCGGCCCCAAGGTAGCCATCATTAACTCATGTGCTGCTGATCTTATTAATGACCAAACAATTAAGTCGGCAGCGTTAATTTTATCTAAATTAGGATGCAATGTTATTCCGCAGAAACAGACTCAATGTTGTGGCGCACTACATCAACACACAGGTAATCTAAAAACCGCAGAGTCATTAAGAGAAGATTTTTTACACTCCCTTGAGACGCAAAAATTAGATCACGTAGTCAGCTTAGCAACAGGTTGTGGTGCACAGATCAAACGCTACTCAAATTTTGATGAGTCGCCCAGTACAAACGATCTTGTTAATAAACTTATAGACGTAAATGATCTTGTATTACAGCAGCTAAATATAAACGACCTAACATTCAAACCTCTCGCAGAAATAGTTTATCTACATAAGCCTTGCTCGCAACAACAAATAACAAACGATCCTAAAGCTGTAGAGCGCTTGCTACAATTTATTCCTGATATTGAAATCATTCATTTTGAAGATCAGTTGGCATGCTGTGGTGCCGGAGGGATGAATACCATCACGGAAGAAAAAATTGCAGATCAACTTATTGAAAATAAAATTCATGAGATAAAAAGCTCTTCAGCAAATTATCTTGTAAGCAGTAATATTGGCTGTGTATTGCACCTCCATTCACAGCTAAAGCGCAAAAATATCGACACACAGGTTTGCCACCCCATCACATTACTCGCACAACAGATGCTATAA